A window of the Narcine bancroftii isolate sNarBan1 chromosome 4, sNarBan1.hap1, whole genome shotgun sequence genome harbors these coding sequences:
- the asnsd1 gene encoding asparagine synthetase domain-containing protein 1 isoform X1 — protein sequence MCGICCMLVLVPQDDPVILGKDMLENLQRRGPHCSQQLSRVVPELGYNCCFSGHVLHMRGCLNPQPMQDGQGNVFLWNGEVFGGIEINPEDNDTQIILQHLSSCNSEEAILSVFSSIRGPWAFIYYQPSTHCLWFGRDYFGRRSLLWQFKNPCLTLASVGALSKYINAPWHEVPAKGLYKIDLQKQCNATSLAITWYPWKPMSSDDESVSHREAQFIEDLPHFVSVFLNESKLYLTAPIIPMNCCIPDPSIDQKYSVTNLDICLSDENRKKLVHRFIGVLSDSVRQRVLFLPRNQNPSDSAARVVNSNQAKVAILFSGGVDSMVLSALADRHVPPNEPIDLLNVAFEQQERKGQRISKKKQKQSNTSGAPEKECIEEKTAFNVPDRITGHCGLKELQIINPSRHWNFIEINITLEELKEMRQLRISQLVQPLDTVLDDSIGCAVWFAARGTGINIINGEMQPYISNAKVVLTGIGADEQLAGYSRHRICYKTSGFKGLVNELEMELSRISSRNLGRDDRVIGDHGKEARFPFLDEAVVSFLNSLPVWEKADLTLPRGIGEKLLLRMAAKELGLSASAILPKRAMQFGSRISKMENHREKASDKCIRLLQNMVH from the exons atgtgtggaatttgttgcatGTTAGTTTTAGTTCCCCAAGATGATCCTGTTATTTTGGGAAAGGATATGCTTGAAAACCTTCAACGGAGAGGTCCTCACTGCAGTCAACAATTATCAAGAGTGGTGCCTGAGCTGGGTTATAATTGTTGTTTCTCTGGTCATGTGCTGCACATGAGAGGGTGCTTAAATCCACAGCCCATGCAGGATGGTCAAGGAAATGTCTTCCTTTGGAATGGGGAGGTGTTTGGAGGTATCGAAATTAATCCTGAAGATAATGACACTCAGATTATTCTTCAGCATCTGTCTTCATGTAACAGTGAAGAAGCCATTTTATCTGTCTTTTCATCTATTCGGGGACCATGGGCTTTTATATACTACCAACCATCCACTCACTGCTTGTGGTTTGGTCGAGACTATTTTGGTCGGCGGAGTTTATTATGGCAGTTTAAAAATCCCTGCCTGACTCTTGCATCAGTGGGTGCTCTCTCAAAGTATATAAATGCCCCTTGGCATGAGGTGCCAGCAAAAGGACTTTATAAAATTGACCTTCAGAAACAATGCaatgccacctcactggcaaTAACATGGTATCCATGGAAACCTATGTCAAGTGATGATGAATCTGTTTCTCACAGAGAAGCTCAGTTCATTGAAGATCTTCCTCATTTTGTTTCTGTGTTTTTGAATGAATCAAAGCTTTACCTCACAGCCCCCATAATTCCTATGAATTGCTGTATTCCAGATCCAAGTATCGATCAGAAATATTCTGTGACAAATCTTGACATTTGTCTTTCAGATGAAAACAGGAAAAAACTTGTTCATCGATTTATTGGTGTTTTAAGTGACTCTGTCAGACAACGAGTGCTCTTTTTACCAAGAAACCAAAATCCATCTGATTCTGCAGCTCGGGTAGTAAATTCTAACCAAGCAAAAGTAGCAATTCTCTTTTCTGGGGGTGTTGATTCTATGGTTCTGTCTGCCTTGGCTGACCGTCATGTTCCACCAAATGAACCTATTGACTTGTTGAATGTAGCCTTTGAGCAGCAAGAGAGGAAAGGGCAGAGGATCTCAAAGAAAAAGCAGAAGCAAAGCAATACCTCTGGAGCACCAGAAAAGGAGTGTATTGAAGAGAAGACTGCTTTTAACGTGCCTGACCGGATCACTGGCCATTGTGGTTTAAAAGAATTGCAAATTATAAACCCTTCCAGACATTGGAATTTTATAGAAATCAATATCACATTAGAAGAGCTAAAAGAAATGAGACAACTCCGGATTAGCCAGTTAGTACAACCTCTGGACACTGTTTTGGATGACAGCATTGGCTGTGCAGTATGGTTTGCTGCAAGAGGTACTGGTATCAACATCATTAATGGAGAAATGCAGCCATACATCAGTAATGCAAAG GTGGTATTAACCGGAATAGGTGCTGATGAACAACTTGCAGGTTATTCCCGTCACCGCATCTGTTACAAAACATCAGGTTTCAAAGGCCTTGTCAACGAACTAGAGATGGAACTTAGTCGCATCTCCTCACGGAACCTTGGAAGGGATGACCGAGTTATTGGTGATCATGGGAAAGAAGCAAG GTTTCCATTTCTGGATGAAGCGGTGGTGTCTTTTCTAAATTCACTTCCTGTGTGGGAAAAAGCAGACTTAACTCTACCCCGTGGAATTGGCGAAAAGCTGCTTCTTCGAATGGCTGCAAAAGAACTGGGTCTTTCTGCATCTGCTATTCTACCAAAGAGAGCAATGCAGTTTGGGTCTAGAATATCAAAGATGGAAAACCATAGAGAAAAGGCTTCTGATAAATGCATCAGATTATTACAAAACATGGTGCATTAG